From the genome of Sulfurovum sp. NBC37-1, one region includes:
- a CDS encoding metallophosphoesterase family protein: protein MATITRRGFMKGALAVSAFPLVSPANEAEENDRLKFIHITDSHMDLSNDESVEAMELMVAFVNKNYPGLDFVLFGGDNFNNNVKGNSDALKFKEIIGKLHCPSYVVRGNKESSPKPNDSIHLDEFKSLFMDDKALTVRGKDWLLEKKGVQILGLDSCIENANNGIYTQETIHFAKKVLNAGKPSIILNHHPYTNYWKGTKEKDLHKYVLNNTKEVQQALFSYPNLMLTLSGHKHIDSVTQINHVKVVVTRGFIRPLDMDMYPMRYVEVHDGNIQEKLIYTA from the coding sequence ATGGCAACAATTACAAGAAGAGGTTTTATGAAAGGGGCACTGGCAGTCAGTGCTTTCCCGCTTGTCTCTCCAGCAAACGAAGCGGAGGAAAACGACCGTCTTAAATTCATTCATATTACAGATTCACATATGGATCTCAGCAACGATGAAAGTGTGGAAGCCATGGAACTCATGGTGGCATTCGTCAATAAAAACTACCCTGGTCTGGATTTTGTTCTTTTTGGAGGCGACAACTTCAACAACAATGTCAAAGGCAATTCCGATGCATTGAAATTCAAAGAAATCATCGGAAAACTGCACTGCCCCTCCTATGTGGTCCGAGGCAACAAAGAATCTTCGCCGAAGCCAAATGACAGTATCCATCTGGATGAATTCAAATCGCTATTTATGGACGATAAAGCACTGACCGTACGGGGGAAAGACTGGCTGCTGGAGAAAAAAGGAGTACAGATACTGGGTCTGGACAGCTGCATAGAGAATGCCAATAACGGGATCTATACCCAAGAGACGATCCATTTTGCAAAAAAAGTTTTAAATGCCGGAAAACCCTCAATTATCCTCAACCACCATCCCTACACAAATTACTGGAAAGGAACAAAGGAGAAAGATCTGCACAAATATGTACTGAACAACACTAAAGAGGTACAGCAGGCTCTCTTTTCCTATCCCAATCTTATGCTTACGCTCTCAGGACATAAACACATAGATTCCGTCACACAGATCAACCATGTTAAAGTTGTGGTTACCAGAGGATTCATAAGACCCCTGGATATGGATATGTATCCGATGCGTTATGTTGAAGTCCATGATGGAAATATCCAGGAGAAACTGATCTATACCGCCTGA
- the soxY gene encoding thiosulfate oxidation carrier protein SoxY — MKRRSFIKSIAAVSAVVATATPAVLMAEEEKKAVPKGPNALSVEAAIDAITGGKGAKESDKVKLTVPEIAENGAVVPVKVNVDHPMEEGNYVKAIHVLAAKNGNSRCVDVMLTPANGKAYFATRIKLGSTQEVIGVAELSDGTFIKAAKSVKVTIGGCG, encoded by the coding sequence ATGAAAAGAAGAAGTTTTATAAAAAGTATAGCAGCAGTTTCGGCGGTAGTTGCAACAGCAACTCCTGCAGTACTCATGGCAGAAGAAGAAAAAAAGGCAGTGCCAAAAGGCCCGAATGCCTTATCGGTAGAGGCTGCAATTGATGCGATCACGGGAGGAAAAGGCGCAAAAGAGAGTGACAAGGTAAAACTTACTGTACCTGAGATCGCAGAGAACGGTGCGGTTGTCCCTGTCAAAGTAAATGTCGATCATCCTATGGAAGAGGGAAATTATGTCAAGGCTATTCATGTGCTTGCTGCAAAAAACGGTAATTCAAGATGTGTAGATGTGATGCTTACACCAGCCAATGGCAAAGCCTATTTTGCTACGAGAATCAAATTGGGTTCTACGCAGGAAGTGATCGGTGTTGCGGAACTAAGTGACGGTACGTTCATCAAGGCAGCAAAAAGTGTAAAAGTAACGATTGGCGGATGTGGCTGA
- the soxX gene encoding sulfur oxidation c-type cytochrome SoxX: MQRKIKLVTVAAILISSTSLVNAVDLTKAYEMPDASKLIEKDKLAKPTKYTMPKGCVTTDAASIARGEYIFHNLNGKKAKKKPPKGLAKFVEKNGKKKPKQYGNCVACHNIEGAKGAGNIGPDLTGYKAMFIDTKTRDYPFVFQKIADPRIDNPDTHMTVNLTTKLFNEQEICDLTSYVVSEKKQK, from the coding sequence ATGCAAAGAAAAATCAAACTTGTTACTGTTGCTGCAATCTTGATTTCATCAACATCACTGGTGAATGCAGTAGATTTGACCAAAGCATATGAAATGCCCGATGCAAGCAAGCTGATAGAAAAAGACAAACTTGCCAAACCGACGAAATATACCATGCCCAAAGGGTGTGTAACAACAGATGCGGCGTCCATTGCAAGAGGAGAGTATATTTTCCATAATCTGAATGGGAAAAAAGCAAAAAAGAAGCCACCAAAAGGATTGGCAAAATTTGTTGAGAAGAATGGCAAAAAAAAGCCTAAACAGTATGGAAACTGTGTGGCGTGCCACAATATCGAAGGTGCCAAAGGTGCCGGAAATATCGGTCCTGACCTGACAGGGTACAAAGCAATGTTCATTGATACAAAAACAAGAGATTATCCATTTGTATTTCAAAAGATTGCAGATCCGAGGATAGACAATCCAGACACACACATGACTGTAAATCTTACAACCAAGCTGTTCAATGAACAGGAGATATGTGATCTTACATCGTATGTAGTATCTGAGAAAAAGCAAAAGTAA
- a CDS encoding response regulator transcription factor: MKILILEDESILALSMKEFLEDSGYEVNCFAHSEEAYDSIYETVYDLLLLDVKVLGEKNGFEILDMLRKEGVTVPAIFITSLTDIEDLTRGYECGACDYIRKPFDLAELRLRVEQVIKTYCFSSQDERIELPFGYCYDLKKLKLSFEDEDIILTKTEAKILELLIKQKGNVVSYEMFWEEIWGEWIDPTNIRVQVGTLRKKLKHDFIRNIRGVGYSIDF, encoded by the coding sequence ATGAAAATACTTATACTGGAAGATGAATCGATACTGGCCTTGAGTATGAAAGAGTTTCTTGAAGACAGTGGGTATGAGGTGAACTGTTTTGCCCACTCAGAGGAAGCTTACGATTCCATCTATGAAACTGTATATGACCTGCTGTTGCTGGATGTAAAGGTACTGGGTGAAAAGAATGGTTTCGAAATACTCGATATGTTGAGGAAAGAAGGGGTGACGGTACCGGCGATTTTCATCACTTCTTTAACAGATATAGAAGATTTAACCCGTGGTTATGAGTGTGGAGCATGTGATTATATACGCAAACCGTTTGACCTTGCCGAACTCAGGTTGCGGGTGGAACAGGTCATTAAAACATACTGCTTCTCTTCCCAGGACGAACGTATTGAACTCCCTTTTGGGTATTGTTATGATCTTAAAAAATTAAAACTCTCTTTTGAAGATGAAGATATCATACTTACAAAAACAGAAGCGAAGATACTCGAACTGCTTATCAAGCAGAAAGGGAATGTCGTATCGTATGAAATGTTCTGGGAAGAGATATGGGGAGAATGGATCGACCCGACCAATATCCGTGTACAGGTCGGTACTCTGCGTAAAAAACTGAAACATGATTTTATCAGAAATATCCGTGGTGTGGGGTACAGTATTGATTTTTGA
- a CDS encoding cache domain-containing protein: MKYYNKIFIWITFFILVILFSSVFFFFKQTREARLETLGDHIISNFRAGLAYEMTDLLSLSLALAEDAAIKNALLNDNESQGYEILRNITRRFKKYTHLQSLRIQLLTPDFYIFARSWNEGFEGMPIWWFRDDLQELKHNKQPKVGMEIGRLLTFKATIPVRSGKKLIGYLEAIKLIDEFSVKLRRKGIELFALMDERFLEQAALMRNFPVIHNHILANQNYHQQAKEKLQTIDWNKLEKKTYMLHEGTYYLLEPMHNGKGDKIGVYVLALSQKALKDYENENQGFSFFTQFSDEDMQNVVASWAHPFGSFRNGYDKELIELLPRLKKEDKQEFESEAKSILGEYSKEELIDIILSNKHNEKKTGVIK, encoded by the coding sequence ATGAAGTACTATAATAAAATATTTATTTGGATTACCTTTTTTATACTGGTCATTCTCTTTTCATCGGTTTTTTTCTTTTTTAAACAGACCAGGGAAGCCAGGCTGGAAACGCTGGGTGACCATATCATATCGAACTTTAGAGCCGGACTTGCTTATGAAATGACAGACCTGTTGTCGCTTTCCCTGGCTCTGGCAGAAGATGCAGCTATTAAAAATGCACTCCTAAACGATAATGAATCCCAGGGGTATGAGATTCTGCGGAATATTACCCGACGCTTTAAAAAATATACGCATCTTCAGTCACTACGCATACAGCTGCTTACACCAGATTTCTATATTTTTGCACGAAGCTGGAACGAAGGATTTGAAGGTATGCCCATCTGGTGGTTCAGGGATGACCTACAGGAATTGAAACATAATAAGCAACCTAAAGTGGGTATGGAAATAGGAAGACTGTTGACATTTAAGGCCACCATACCCGTACGCAGTGGGAAAAAACTTATAGGGTATCTCGAAGCGATTAAGTTGATTGATGAATTTTCGGTAAAACTCCGCAGAAAAGGCATAGAACTTTTTGCGCTGATGGATGAACGTTTTCTGGAACAAGCTGCATTAATGCGCAATTTTCCAGTGATACATAACCATATTCTGGCTAACCAGAATTATCATCAGCAAGCGAAAGAAAAATTACAGACAATAGACTGGAATAAACTCGAAAAAAAAACTTATATGCTGCATGAGGGTACCTATTATCTTTTAGAGCCTATGCATAACGGGAAGGGAGATAAAATAGGCGTGTATGTACTTGCACTTTCCCAAAAAGCATTGAAGGATTATGAAAACGAGAATCAGGGTTTTTCATTCTTTACACAGTTTTCAGATGAAGATATGCAGAACGTTGTTGCTTCATGGGCACATCCTTTTGGCAGTTTTAGAAACGGATACGATAAAGAACTGATTGAACTGCTTCCCCGCCTGAAAAAAGAAGACAAACAGGAATTTGAATCTGAAGCAAAAAGTATTCTTGGGGAGTACAGCAAAGAAGAACTGATCGATATCATACTTTCCAATAAACATAACGAAAAGAAGACTGGGGTGATAAAATGA
- a CDS encoding DsrE family protein, with product MKKILVILLLACAILHAEEETAQVVYDLTTGNLMTLERKLLKGVVANKAHYQGKLKELNVVVVIHGGAYKFFTKDPIHSIFKGDNALMKNHKTLAKRIKSMMKNYDVEFLMCGAGMSKKKLQAKDIYSFVKIIPNSTIGLIDKQNEGYAYIPIGD from the coding sequence ATGAAAAAGATTCTTGTCATATTACTCTTGGCATGCGCCATCCTCCATGCAGAGGAAGAGACGGCACAGGTTGTTTACGACCTTACGACTGGGAACCTGATGACATTGGAACGCAAGTTACTTAAAGGTGTTGTTGCCAATAAAGCACACTATCAAGGCAAGCTCAAAGAGCTTAATGTTGTCGTGGTCATCCATGGTGGAGCCTATAAGTTCTTCACAAAAGATCCGATCCATTCCATTTTCAAGGGGGACAATGCCCTTATGAAAAATCACAAAACACTTGCCAAACGCATTAAATCCATGATGAAGAATTATGATGTGGAATTTCTTATGTGCGGTGCCGGTATGTCCAAAAAGAAACTGCAAGCAAAAGATATATATAGTTTTGTTAAAATAATCCCTAATTCCACCATTGGACTCATAGACAAACAGAATGAAGGATATGCTTATATCCCCATTGGTGACTAA
- a CDS encoding sensor histidine kinase produces the protein MILSEISVVWGTVLIFDARKFARKYAIIYSSVLAVLLIVPLITYVGLLLQIDEAKVKLSLDSKAKEIMLSMQNYKNSDKIYHFPRYKEYSAALYDERYKTIFSTLDFKPNTLTEGFHHYANRYYYVYPLPKGYYFGASILVVETVHTSSSIYLYAFSVLIAIFIALFIFSLLLLRNFSVPFEKLNRQLDNFIKDSMHEINTPLSIINLNVDLFVGKNGDNKYLSRIKSASKTLATIYNDMDYLIKQGRIEYTKKMIDMGEFVQNRVDYFQEVANLKNIVLDTHIENGVMYHCSKTKLQRIVDNTISNAIKYSNNDTRVLISLRLVEGRVVFEVEDHGVGIKNVQKIFSRYYREDEAKGGFGIGLNIVKQITEEEHIGLDVKSIFGRGTTFTYTFSSQ, from the coding sequence ATGATTTTATCAGAAATATCCGTGGTGTGGGGTACAGTATTGATTTTTGATGCCCGTAAATTTGCCCGTAAATATGCGATTATCTATTCATCGGTATTGGCGGTTTTACTGATCGTACCCCTGATCACTTATGTCGGTCTTTTATTGCAGATCGACGAGGCAAAAGTTAAGCTTTCTCTGGATTCCAAGGCAAAAGAGATCATGCTTTCCATGCAAAACTATAAAAACAGTGACAAAATATACCATTTCCCAAGGTATAAAGAGTATAGTGCGGCACTCTATGATGAAAGGTATAAAACGATCTTTTCAACATTGGATTTTAAGCCAAATACACTTACCGAGGGCTTTCACCATTATGCAAACCGATACTATTATGTCTATCCTCTGCCGAAAGGTTATTATTTTGGAGCATCGATACTGGTGGTTGAAACGGTACATACTTCCAGTAGTATCTATCTGTATGCTTTTTCAGTTCTGATAGCTATTTTCATTGCACTTTTCATTTTCTCTCTTTTGCTGTTGCGTAATTTTTCCGTACCTTTTGAAAAACTGAACAGGCAGTTGGACAACTTTATCAAAGATTCCATGCACGAGATCAATACACCTCTGAGCATCATCAATCTCAATGTAGACCTTTTTGTCGGGAAAAATGGAGACAATAAATACCTCTCTCGCATAAAGTCTGCTTCCAAAACGCTTGCAACCATCTATAATGATATGGATTACCTCATCAAGCAGGGGCGGATAGAGTACACAAAAAAAATGATAGATATGGGAGAGTTCGTCCAAAACAGGGTAGATTATTTTCAAGAGGTTGCCAACCTGAAAAATATTGTACTCGATACCCATATTGAAAATGGGGTGATGTATCATTGTTCAAAAACGAAACTGCAGCGCATCGTGGACAACACTATCTCCAATGCTATTAAATACAGCAACAACGATACCCGGGTGCTTATCTCGCTGAGGCTTGTAGAAGGCAGGGTCGTATTTGAGGTTGAAGACCATGGTGTTGGCATAAAGAATGTGCAAAAGATCTTTTCCCGATATTACAGGGAAGATGAGGCCAAGGGCGGTTTTGGTATAGGCCTGAATATCGTTAAGCAGATCACAGAAGAAGAGCATATAGGCCTCGATGTCAAGTCAATATTTGGCAGAGGAACGACCTTTACCTACACATTTTCAAGTCAATAA
- the soxZ gene encoding thiosulfate oxidation carrier complex protein SoxZ gives MAEARKSMIKIKPKKYKAGDIVKVDFIVIHPMDTGLKKDKKTGKIKPAHYIDSITFSFDGKPFTTMKVWETVSTNPYFSVNFKVPGKGKITVDYTDNTGEKNSKSKKLKPKG, from the coding sequence ATGGCAGAAGCACGAAAATCAATGATAAAGATCAAACCAAAGAAGTATAAAGCGGGAGATATAGTAAAAGTTGACTTTATTGTCATACACCCGATGGATACAGGTTTAAAGAAAGACAAGAAAACAGGCAAAATAAAGCCTGCGCACTATATAGACAGCATTACATTCAGTTTCGACGGTAAGCCGTTCACTACGATGAAAGTATGGGAAACTGTTTCGACAAACCCTTACTTTTCTGTTAACTTCAAGGTACCCGGAAAAGGTAAGATCACAGTAGACTATACAGACAATACAGGTGAGAAAAACAGTAAAAGCAAAAAACTTAAACCAAAAGGATAA